The Mycolicibacterium boenickei genome has a segment encoding these proteins:
- a CDS encoding TetR/AcrR family transcriptional regulator, whose protein sequence is MAPGLRERKKLDTRRALSDAALSLAFERGLENVTREDIANLAGVSLRTFTNYFAGKYDALAYRQQERLRRGIDTLRARPADEPLWTAITESVIKPLDDDMADVYGAENALPTREQLAEVRKLLMIPEIRDATFRGLADEWIVAIAERTGTEPHDMYPRLVAAVVRAVGDAAMDAYGNADPPVTFASLLRKGFAAVAAGLPEPGGKK, encoded by the coding sequence CTGAGCCTCGCGTTCGAGCGCGGTTTGGAGAACGTCACCCGCGAGGACATAGCCAACCTGGCCGGTGTCTCGCTGCGTACCTTCACCAACTACTTCGCCGGCAAGTACGACGCGCTGGCTTACCGGCAGCAGGAACGCCTCCGGCGCGGTATCGACACGCTGCGGGCGCGTCCTGCGGATGAACCGCTGTGGACCGCGATCACCGAATCGGTGATCAAACCGTTGGACGACGACATGGCCGACGTCTATGGTGCGGAGAACGCGCTGCCAACCCGCGAGCAGCTGGCCGAGGTCCGGAAATTGCTGATGATCCCGGAGATTCGCGACGCGACCTTCCGAGGATTGGCTGATGAGTGGATCGTCGCGATCGCCGAGCGGACCGGCACCGAGCCGCATGACATGTATCCGCGCCTGGTGGCGGCCGTCGTGCGGGCGGTCGGCGACGCTGCGATGGACGCTTACGGAAACGCAGATCCGCCGGTGACTTTCGCGTCACTGCTGCGCAAAGGGTTCGCGGCGGTGGCCGCGGGCCTGCCCGAACCGGGAGGGAAGAAATGA
- a CDS encoding winged helix-turn-helix transcriptional regulator has translation MPKQSFSDISCSIARAVEVVGQRWTPLVLRDLFAGMTRFEDIRRDLGIASNILAARLDELERHGVVERRRYQSAPPRYEYVLTDKGRDLYPVIATLVAWGDKWLAGEDGPPALIVHTECGRATTAKTVCAECGGELDASTTTATAGPGARPGPGTAVIGEFVLG, from the coding sequence GTGCCCAAACAGTCCTTCAGCGACATCTCGTGCTCGATCGCACGGGCTGTCGAGGTGGTGGGGCAGCGGTGGACACCGCTCGTCCTGCGTGACCTGTTCGCGGGGATGACCCGGTTCGAGGACATCCGGCGGGATCTCGGGATCGCGTCGAACATCCTGGCGGCGCGCCTCGATGAACTCGAACGTCACGGGGTGGTGGAACGCCGCCGATATCAGAGCGCACCGCCGCGCTACGAGTACGTGCTCACCGACAAAGGGCGTGATCTGTACCCGGTGATCGCGACACTGGTCGCCTGGGGGGACAAGTGGCTGGCGGGCGAGGACGGGCCGCCGGCATTGATCGTGCACACCGAATGTGGCCGCGCGACCACGGCGAAAACCGTGTGCGCAGAGTGCGGAGGCGAACTCGACGCGTCGACAACCACGGCCACGGCAGGCCCGGGCGCCCGGCCGGGACCCGGCACCGCCGTCATCGGCGAGTTCGTCCTGGGCTAG
- a CDS encoding nuclear transport factor 2 family protein translates to MTTTTDSVAAFCEATRTRDLDAVIATLAPDASLTSPLSGRMVFRGHDDLRLLLGAVYGGLRDLTWQETIGDGPTRVAISEGRVAGVAITDALVFELDESGQIRRLRPHLRPWLATTVFAVLLGPKIARHPGVLRRALRR, encoded by the coding sequence ATGACAACGACTACCGACTCGGTCGCCGCATTCTGCGAGGCCACCCGCACCAGGGACCTCGACGCAGTGATCGCGACGCTGGCGCCCGATGCCTCGTTGACCTCGCCGCTGTCCGGCCGGATGGTGTTCCGCGGTCACGACGATCTCCGACTGCTCCTCGGCGCGGTGTACGGCGGCCTGCGCGACCTGACCTGGCAGGAAACGATCGGCGATGGCCCGACGCGCGTCGCGATCAGCGAAGGCCGGGTCGCCGGCGTCGCCATCACCGACGCGCTCGTGTTCGAACTCGACGAGAGCGGACAGATCCGACGCCTGCGTCCACACCTGCGGCCGTGGCTCGCGACCACGGTGTTCGCTGTGCTGCTCGGACCGAAGATCGCCCGCCATCCCGGCGTCCTGCGCCGCGCCCTCAGGCGCTGA
- a CDS encoding FAD-dependent monooxygenase, whose translation MKDHVDVVISGAGPNGLLVAGELALAGVRPVVLEQLPEPSAELKANGIVGQANRVLDLRGLYGELSGTGEGPEPMAGYIFAGMQVPFTDVIDNPMYGMLIQQPRVVRQLVDWVRGLGVEIRWGHELVALEQVAGGVIVDVASPAGDYRLPATYLVGADGGRSPVRKKAGIEFPGLTTDVVARVAHIRVPDELRTGYGALDVPGIGQIPFGHNRFDGGVLIYAEFQPGRSMLGTIEYGSVLPDDAPELTIDELRQSVKRVVGADLPIEPPDGPGPHALRRINGQNTRQAEQYRAGNVFLVGDAAHVHSAMGGPGLNLGLQDAMNLGWKLAAAVQGRAPDGLLDSYHSERWPAGQRVMMHSMAQAALMAAGPEVTALRTLFGELLATPDGSAHIAGVLSGSDVRYEVEDGHRLSGYFVPDFLLDDGRRIAELLHSGRPMLLDLSGGACADVADGWRDRVDVTVTTAADRPAAALLIRPDGYVAWAADEFDAEGLRAALARWFGPDSEVAELSA comes from the coding sequence ATGAAAGATCACGTAGACGTCGTCATCTCGGGCGCCGGCCCGAACGGTCTGTTGGTGGCGGGGGAGTTGGCCCTGGCCGGGGTACGGCCGGTGGTGCTCGAGCAACTGCCCGAGCCCAGTGCGGAACTCAAGGCCAATGGCATTGTCGGGCAGGCAAATCGAGTGCTCGATCTGCGCGGTCTGTATGGGGAGCTCAGCGGGACGGGCGAGGGGCCCGAACCCATGGCCGGTTACATCTTCGCGGGCATGCAGGTGCCGTTTACCGATGTCATCGACAACCCGATGTACGGTATGCTGATCCAGCAGCCACGCGTGGTGCGGCAATTGGTGGACTGGGTGCGCGGCCTCGGCGTCGAGATCCGGTGGGGGCACGAACTCGTCGCGCTGGAGCAGGTGGCCGGCGGTGTCATCGTCGACGTCGCATCGCCGGCGGGCGATTACCGGTTACCTGCCACCTACCTGGTCGGGGCCGACGGTGGCCGCAGCCCGGTCAGGAAGAAGGCCGGCATCGAGTTTCCTGGGCTGACCACCGACGTGGTCGCCCGGGTCGCTCACATCCGCGTGCCGGATGAGCTGCGCACCGGTTACGGAGCGTTGGATGTGCCCGGCATTGGCCAAATCCCATTCGGGCACAATCGCTTCGACGGCGGGGTTCTGATCTATGCCGAGTTCCAGCCGGGACGCTCGATGTTGGGAACCATCGAATACGGCTCCGTTCTGCCCGACGATGCGCCTGAGCTGACCATCGATGAACTGCGCCAGAGTGTGAAGCGCGTGGTCGGCGCTGACTTGCCGATCGAACCGCCCGACGGTCCCGGTCCGCACGCGTTGCGGCGCATCAACGGCCAGAACACCCGCCAGGCCGAGCAGTACCGCGCCGGCAACGTGTTTCTGGTAGGCGATGCGGCCCATGTGCATTCCGCCATGGGTGGGCCGGGCCTGAATCTCGGACTTCAGGACGCCATGAACCTGGGCTGGAAACTGGCCGCCGCCGTGCAGGGGCGGGCGCCCGACGGCCTGCTGGACAGCTATCACAGTGAGCGTTGGCCGGCCGGTCAGCGGGTGATGATGCACTCGATGGCCCAGGCCGCCCTGATGGCTGCCGGTCCCGAAGTCACTGCGCTGCGAACGCTTTTCGGTGAACTGCTGGCCACGCCGGACGGCTCGGCGCATATCGCGGGCGTGCTGTCCGGCTCCGATGTCCGTTACGAGGTCGAAGACGGGCACCGGCTGTCCGGATACTTCGTTCCCGATTTCCTGCTGGACGACGGCCGCCGCATCGCCGAGCTGCTGCACTCGGGGCGGCCGATGCTGCTCGATCTGTCCGGCGGGGCCTGCGCCGACGTCGCTGACGGCTGGCGTGACCGGGTCGACGTGACGGTGACGACCGCGGCGGATCGGCCCGCCGCGGCCTTGCTGATCCGGCCTGACGGCTATGTCGCCTGGGCTGCAGACGAATTCGATGCGGAAGGGCTGCGGGCGGCGCTGGCGCGCTGGTTCGGTCCTGACTCCGAGGTGGCTGAGCTCAGCGCCTGA
- a CDS encoding class I SAM-dependent methyltransferase, with protein sequence MSSPKARSLSFGSEAAAYERGRPSYPPEAIDWLLPEGAHDVLDLGAGTGKLTTRLVERGLDVIAVDPIPEMLELLSNSLPETPALLGTAEEIPLADNSVDAVLVAQAWHWFDPERAVKEVSRVLRPGGRLGLVWNTRDERLGWVKDLGRIIGPEHDPFTNEVTLAEPFGDVERHQVEWTSYLTPQALIDLVASRSYCITSPEKVRTRTLEQVRELLATHPALANSSGLALPYVTVGIRATLV encoded by the coding sequence GTGAGCTCACCCAAGGCGCGTTCCCTGTCCTTCGGCTCGGAAGCCGCAGCCTACGAACGCGGCCGACCGTCGTACCCGCCGGAGGCCATCGACTGGCTGCTCCCCGAAGGGGCCCACGATGTGCTGGATCTGGGCGCGGGCACGGGCAAGCTGACGACCAGGCTCGTCGAACGCGGGCTGGACGTGATCGCCGTCGATCCCATCCCGGAAATGCTTGAGCTGCTGTCGAACTCACTGCCGGAGACCCCGGCGCTGCTGGGTACGGCGGAGGAGATCCCACTGGCCGACAACAGCGTGGACGCGGTGCTGGTGGCGCAGGCCTGGCACTGGTTCGACCCCGAGCGGGCCGTCAAGGAGGTCAGCCGGGTGCTGCGTCCCGGCGGTCGGCTGGGCCTGGTGTGGAACACCCGCGACGAACGCCTGGGCTGGGTCAAGGATCTGGGCCGCATCATCGGCCCCGAACACGATCCGTTCACCAACGAGGTGACACTGGCCGAGCCGTTCGGCGATGTCGAGCGGCATCAGGTGGAGTGGACGAGTTACCTGACGCCCCAGGCCCTCATCGACCTGGTGGCCTCGCGGAGCTACTGCATCACCTCGCCGGAGAAGGTGCGTACCCGGACGCTGGAGCAGGTGCGCGAGCTGCTGGCCACCCACCCGGCGCTGGCCAATTCGTCGGGGCTGGCGCTGCCCTACGTCACCGTGGGGATCCGGGCCACCCTCGTCTGA